One stretch of Synechococcus sp. HK05 DNA includes these proteins:
- a CDS encoding permease, with product MNRLATIWAIFQGLLLEALPFLLIGVLIAGLARWLAPGGRWLQRLPRRPLLAPLTGAALGFALPACECGNVPVARRLLAGGAPLGSALGFLFAAPVLNPIVLASTWAAFPDQPWLLAARPLAALLVALALSALLQQLPEVALLEPALLEERRLSQPLDQVGLLERRSGLVGSVAPMPPAPAERPSLASVLDHSSREFLDLAGLLVLGCAIAAVVQTLLPRTWLLAVGGAPTLSVLSLMLMAVVVSVCSSVDAFLALGFAAQITPGALLAFLVLGPVVDLKLLGLFGVVLRPRAIALTAAGACVVVLLIGQWVNLWLL from the coding sequence TTGAACAGGCTGGCCACGATCTGGGCCATCTTTCAGGGGTTGCTGCTGGAGGCCCTGCCCTTTCTGCTGATCGGTGTACTGATCGCAGGCCTGGCGCGCTGGCTTGCCCCAGGCGGCCGCTGGCTGCAGCGCCTCCCCCGCCGACCCCTGCTGGCCCCGCTCACCGGCGCAGCCCTGGGCTTTGCCCTGCCGGCCTGTGAATGCGGCAATGTGCCGGTGGCGCGGCGCCTGCTTGCCGGGGGTGCCCCCCTGGGCTCAGCCCTGGGGTTTCTGTTCGCCGCACCGGTGCTCAACCCGATCGTGCTGGCCAGCACCTGGGCGGCTTTTCCGGATCAACCCTGGCTGCTGGCGGCCCGTCCCTTGGCAGCTCTGCTGGTGGCCCTGGCCCTCTCAGCCCTGTTGCAGCAGCTACCGGAAGTGGCTCTGCTGGAGCCGGCGCTGCTGGAGGAGCGGCGCTTGAGCCAGCCCCTCGACCAGGTGGGGCTGCTGGAACGGCGCAGTGGCCTGGTGGGAAGCGTGGCCCCGATGCCACCTGCCCCAGCGGAGCGTCCCAGCCTGGCCAGCGTGCTGGATCACAGCAGCCGCGAGTTTCTGGATCTGGCGGGGCTGTTGGTGCTGGGCTGTGCGATCGCCGCCGTGGTGCAAACCCTGCTGCCGCGCACCTGGCTGCTGGCAGTTGGAGGAGCCCCCACCCTCTCGGTGTTGAGCCTGATGCTGATGGCGGTGGTGGTGTCGGTGTGCTCCAGCGTGGATGCCTTCCTCGCCCTGGGTTTCGCAGCCCAGATCACCCCTGGCGCCCTGCTCGCTTTTCTGGTGCTGGGGCCTGTGGTCGACCTGAAGCTGCTGGGCCTATTCGGGGTGGTGCTTCGGCCCCGCGCCATCGCACTCACCGCCGCTGGCGCCTGCGTTGTTGTGTTGTTGATCGGCCAATGGGTGAATCTCTGGCTGCTGTGA
- a CDS encoding TIGR03943 family protein, whose product MGESLAAVIRPITLALWGAVLLWSTLSGRLDLLLRGVFHPLVGLSGVALLALALQQVLRGRQDQRWNRGWALSALLAIAVLAMPPNPSFSDLAANRNSDLGEAVELDFLLPPSQRSLTDWVRLLRSQPDPALYAGDPVRISGFVLTQPDGPPQLGRLLVRCCLADATPIGLPVRWPAGATPPADQWLAVEGTMGVETIAGQPRSVVLPSRIRPIPRPARPLEP is encoded by the coding sequence ATGGGTGAATCTCTGGCTGCTGTGATCCGTCCAATCACCCTGGCGCTCTGGGGCGCGGTGCTGCTCTGGAGCACCCTCTCTGGTCGCCTGGATCTGCTCTTGCGCGGTGTGTTCCACCCACTGGTGGGCCTCAGCGGTGTCGCCCTGCTCGCTCTGGCGCTGCAACAGGTGCTGAGGGGCCGGCAGGACCAGCGCTGGAACCGCGGTTGGGCCTTGAGTGCACTGCTGGCGATCGCCGTGCTGGCCATGCCGCCCAATCCATCCTTCAGCGATCTGGCCGCCAACCGCAACAGCGATCTCGGTGAGGCCGTTGAGCTCGATTTCCTCCTGCCACCCAGCCAACGGAGCCTCACCGACTGGGTGCGGCTGCTACGCAGCCAGCCCGACCCAGCCCTCTACGCAGGCGATCCAGTGAGGATTAGCGGTTTCGTGCTGACACAACCCGACGGGCCGCCCCAACTGGGACGGCTGCTCGTGCGCTGCTGCCTGGCGGATGCCACTCCCATTGGCCTTCCCGTGCGCTGGCCCGCCGGAGCTACACCCCCCGCAGATCAGTGGCTGGCAGTGGAGGGAACCATGGGTGTGGAGACCATCGCCGGACAACCGCGCAGCGTGGTGCTCCCCAGCCGGATCCGTCCGATTCCACGGCCCGCGCGGCCGCTGGAACCATGA
- a CDS encoding metal ABC transporter permease: protein MEQVWWLLPLAVALVVGGLCPLAGTLLLVQRRLFLVNLVSHAVLPGLALAVALRIDPGVGGVISGLAGALLAERFSATARPGQPGDEAVLNTVLAGFLGLGVLLIPLLGIRVDLEAVLFGDLLAAGPTDLARSLLALLAMLLLLAWRYHHYVYLGVDPLGATSAGLPVRRLRLLLTLVTAFTVVSAMTAVGVVLVIGLMAAPALLALPGASSLRQALWRSALLGTLLSGGGLALSIQPWVNLPPGPLIGVLCLLLLPLQLARR, encoded by the coding sequence ATGGAGCAGGTGTGGTGGCTGCTGCCGCTCGCGGTGGCGTTGGTAGTGGGGGGGCTCTGCCCACTCGCCGGCACGCTGTTGCTGGTGCAGCGACGCTTGTTCCTGGTCAATCTCGTGTCGCACGCGGTGCTTCCCGGGCTGGCCCTGGCGGTGGCCCTGCGCATCGATCCGGGTGTGGGGGGTGTGATCAGCGGTCTGGCGGGTGCCCTGCTGGCGGAGCGCTTCAGCGCCACGGCGCGCCCTGGTCAGCCCGGTGATGAGGCGGTGCTGAACACCGTATTGGCGGGCTTTCTTGGGCTAGGGGTGTTGCTCATCCCCCTGCTGGGCATCCGCGTGGATCTCGAAGCGGTGCTGTTCGGCGATCTGCTGGCTGCAGGACCCACTGATCTGGCCCGCAGCCTGCTGGCTCTGCTGGCCATGCTGCTGCTGCTGGCCTGGCGCTACCACCACTACGTGTATCTAGGGGTGGACCCCCTGGGTGCCACCAGCGCTGGCTTGCCGGTGCGGCGCCTGCGCTTGCTGCTCACGTTGGTGACAGCCTTCACCGTGGTGAGTGCGATGACGGCCGTTGGGGTGGTGCTGGTGATCGGCCTGATGGCCGCTCCGGCGCTGCTGGCCCTGCCGGGAGCCAGCAGCCTGCGCCAGGCCCTGTGGCGTTCAGCGCTGCTTGGAACACTGCTGAGCGGCGGTGGCTTGGCGCTATCCATTCAGCCCTGGGTGAACCTGCCGCCGGGTCCCTTGATCGGTGTGTTGTGTCTGCTGCTCTTGCCGTTGCAGCTAGCCAGGCGGTAG
- a CDS encoding Fur family transcriptional regulator — protein sequence MPSQVAASGDRQLLLLEQLKLADRELSGQDLHALLRQGPQSMGLATVYRHLRQLQQQGLVRCRHLPSGEALFAPVERDEHHLTCVDCGTTLVLEQCPMHNVQLHGDQAEGFQLLFHTLEFFGLCRNCQARQSA from the coding sequence ATGCCCTCCCAGGTTGCCGCCTCAGGTGATCGCCAGCTGCTGCTGCTGGAGCAACTGAAGCTGGCCGATCGGGAACTCTCCGGCCAGGATCTCCACGCCCTGCTGCGCCAGGGCCCCCAATCCATGGGCCTGGCCACGGTGTACCGGCACCTGCGGCAACTGCAGCAGCAGGGGCTCGTGCGCTGTCGCCACCTCCCCAGCGGCGAGGCCTTGTTTGCGCCGGTGGAGCGCGATGAACACCACCTCACCTGCGTGGATTGCGGCACCACGCTGGTGCTGGAGCAGTGCCCCATGCACAACGTGCAATTGCACGGCGATCAAGCCGAAGGCTTTCAGTTGCTGTTCCACACCCTGGAGTTTTTCGGCTTGTGCCGCAACTGCCAGGCGCGCCAGAGCGCCTAA
- a CDS encoding ABC transporter ATP-binding protein, translating into MLSVDQLCVRRGPELVLDQLSFTLPPGSLTALVGPNGAGKSTLLQALEGQLSLSEGSITWEGSPLTPALARQQLALMPQRGEIAWSFPITVRELVALGRLAAQRPGCCDVEAALQRVGLVGLARRRLDQLSGGQQQRALLARTLVQPARVLLLDEPCAAIDPPSRTELLRVMRQLSDAGLTLLVSSHDWGRDLDAYDRVLVLDRQLLADGTPQQVRQALGDLRVGNHCCG; encoded by the coding sequence GTGCTCAGCGTTGATCAGCTGTGTGTGCGCCGCGGGCCGGAGCTGGTGCTGGATCAGTTGTCCTTCACCCTGCCGCCGGGCAGCCTCACCGCTCTGGTGGGACCCAATGGGGCGGGGAAGAGCACGCTGTTGCAGGCCCTCGAGGGGCAGCTGAGCCTCTCGGAGGGTTCGATCACTTGGGAGGGAAGCCCGCTCACCCCGGCGCTGGCGCGGCAGCAGTTGGCCCTGATGCCTCAACGCGGGGAGATCGCCTGGAGTTTCCCGATCACCGTGAGGGAGCTCGTGGCACTTGGGCGGCTGGCGGCCCAGCGGCCCGGTTGTTGTGATGTGGAAGCAGCGCTGCAACGGGTCGGGCTGGTGGGTCTGGCGCGGCGCCGCCTGGATCAACTCTCGGGCGGTCAGCAGCAGCGCGCTCTGCTGGCGCGCACCCTGGTGCAACCCGCGCGGGTGCTCTTGCTGGATGAACCCTGCGCCGCCATTGATCCGCCCTCGCGCACAGAGTTGCTGCGGGTGATGCGGCAACTCAGTGATGCCGGCCTCACCTTGTTGGTGAGCAGTCACGACTGGGGGCGCGATCTCGATGCCTACGACCGCGTACTCGTGCTCGATCGCCAGCTTCTGGCGGATGGCACGCCCCAGCAGGTTCGCCAGGCCCTGGGCGATCTGCGGGTGGGCAATCACTGCTGCGGTTAG
- a CDS encoding iron uptake porin: protein MLRTIVAVAGGLALLGASAGSASAQTERQLLQPDDWAYQRLSALRVQHGCSTATSEERLNKGLAISRFSAAALLQDCLAHRHGSTPELAPLLLQLGQELQQLDQRVEILEATQFSPTTKLKGLASMVLGGNSFQGSDQAKVNRSRSKFGATSFNYDLKLYLDTSFTGQDLLRARLRSGNFDRSSNSFYGAGPSKLSILETAFQEQSGPDIVSVNRLYYQFPLGKGFTASFGPRIGQLDLFAIRPSLYPAETILDLFTLKGAPAAYNYQLGAGAGLWWQSPGGFSVSANYVAGHGSDGNPSQGGIGTANAASTGSVQLAYRSDQWAAAAVVSSVQNLGGVIDYATNFTLNSLSNPGHTTAFGLSGYWQPKQSGWLPSISAGWGFNRTNYAAEVDRQGLVATSQSWSVGLQWSDAFTRGNALGMAVGQPIFATSLYGGDIPRDGNYAWEWWYKIQVSDNLAVTPALFLLSRPLGAETPSGESFRQLGALLKTTLRF from the coding sequence ATGCTGCGCACCATCGTTGCCGTGGCGGGAGGTCTCGCCCTACTGGGTGCATCAGCGGGTTCCGCTTCGGCCCAAACGGAACGCCAACTGCTGCAACCAGACGACTGGGCTTATCAGCGTCTGAGCGCCCTGCGGGTGCAGCACGGTTGCTCCACAGCCACCTCAGAGGAGAGGCTCAACAAGGGGCTCGCGATCTCACGCTTCAGCGCGGCTGCACTGCTTCAGGACTGCCTGGCGCATCGCCATGGCAGCACGCCGGAACTCGCACCGCTGCTGCTGCAGCTCGGGCAGGAGCTGCAGCAACTCGATCAGCGCGTGGAGATCCTGGAGGCCACGCAGTTTTCTCCCACCACCAAGCTCAAGGGCCTCGCCAGCATGGTGCTGGGTGGCAACAGCTTCCAGGGCAGCGACCAAGCCAAGGTGAACAGAAGCCGATCCAAATTCGGCGCCACCAGCTTCAACTACGACCTCAAGCTCTACCTCGACACCAGCTTCACGGGGCAAGACCTCCTGCGCGCTCGCCTTCGCAGTGGCAATTTCGATCGATCGAGCAACAGTTTCTACGGAGCTGGGCCCAGCAAATTATCCATCCTGGAAACAGCCTTTCAGGAGCAATCGGGGCCCGACATCGTTTCGGTGAACCGGCTCTACTACCAGTTCCCTTTAGGCAAAGGATTCACCGCCAGCTTTGGGCCACGGATCGGCCAGCTGGATCTCTTCGCCATCAGGCCCAGCCTCTACCCCGCTGAAACAATCCTCGATCTGTTTACGCTCAAGGGAGCACCAGCGGCGTACAACTATCAGCTGGGGGCAGGCGCAGGGCTGTGGTGGCAATCCCCCGGTGGATTCAGCGTGAGTGCCAACTATGTGGCAGGCCACGGAAGCGATGGCAATCCCAGCCAGGGAGGTATCGGCACGGCGAATGCAGCCAGTACAGGCAGCGTGCAACTCGCCTACAGGAGCGACCAATGGGCTGCTGCAGCCGTGGTGAGCTCCGTGCAAAACCTCGGTGGAGTGATTGATTACGCCACCAATTTCACGCTCAACAGCCTGAGCAATCCCGGGCACACCACGGCTTTTGGACTCAGCGGCTATTGGCAACCCAAACAATCCGGCTGGCTGCCTTCAATCAGCGCCGGCTGGGGGTTTAATCGCACCAACTACGCCGCTGAGGTGGATCGGCAGGGCCTTGTGGCCACGAGCCAATCATGGAGCGTGGGCTTGCAATGGAGTGATGCTTTTACACGCGGCAATGCCCTGGGCATGGCCGTGGGCCAGCCGATCTTCGCCACCTCGCTGTACGGAGGAGACATCCCTCGCGATGGCAACTACGCCTGGGAGTGGTGGTACAAGATTCAGGTGAGCGACAACCTGGCGGTGACGCCAGCCCTGTTTCTACTCAGTCGCCCCCTGGGCGCCGAAACCCCTTCCGGCGAAAGCTTTAGACAGCTCGGCGCCCTCCTGAAAACGACCCTGCGGTTCTGA
- a CDS encoding metal ABC transporter substrate-binding protein, whose protein sequence is MRRIAAASTAALAVALSQACSPPPSVDVIAADGALCDLTRRLAANQLNVTCLLSPTDDPHQLQLTPAQTRQIHQAQLVLINGYGLTPALEDLGNAVKVAELAVPDSPQLKRSGAPSEKHETHDDHEHGAHDAAAHAHGDRDPHVWHDPRQAQAMLSLVSQRLQQLRPQAAPQIQARAQAMQRSLNDLHRWNRQQFATITAPRILASGHRAFASLARAYQLQELAVVDEGSTSEALRPQTLARAVNTLQQQGVRSLFAEQQPASKALQRISSLSGVPLAEQPLLADTAGDNLMATLTANTCLIVDALGGRCNQASGADLVRAWSTIR, encoded by the coding sequence ATGCGGCGCATCGCAGCAGCCTCCACAGCGGCTCTTGCCGTGGCCCTCAGCCAGGCCTGCAGCCCACCCCCGAGCGTGGACGTGATCGCGGCCGACGGCGCCCTGTGCGACCTCACCCGCCGACTGGCCGCCAACCAGCTCAACGTGACCTGCCTGCTGAGTCCAACCGACGACCCCCACCAACTGCAACTCACACCGGCACAGACCCGCCAGATCCATCAAGCCCAGCTGGTGCTGATCAATGGCTACGGGCTCACACCAGCCCTTGAGGATCTCGGCAACGCCGTGAAAGTGGCAGAGCTTGCCGTGCCAGACAGTCCGCAGCTCAAGCGATCAGGAGCCCCGAGCGAGAAGCACGAGACCCATGACGACCATGAGCACGGAGCGCACGACGCAGCCGCCCATGCCCATGGCGACCGCGATCCCCATGTGTGGCACGACCCACGCCAAGCCCAGGCCATGCTGAGCCTGGTGAGCCAACGGCTCCAACAGCTCCGGCCACAAGCCGCGCCACAGATCCAGGCGCGGGCTCAAGCCATGCAGCGAAGCCTCAACGATCTCCACCGCTGGAATCGCCAGCAATTCGCCACGATCACCGCTCCTCGGATCCTGGCCAGCGGCCATCGGGCTTTCGCCAGCCTGGCGAGGGCGTACCAGCTGCAGGAATTGGCCGTGGTGGATGAAGGCAGCACCAGCGAGGCGCTGCGGCCGCAGACCCTGGCCCGCGCGGTGAACACGCTGCAACAGCAGGGCGTGCGCAGCCTCTTTGCTGAACAACAACCCGCCAGCAAGGCGCTGCAACGCATCAGCAGCCTCAGTGGCGTCCCCTTGGCAGAGCAACCGCTGCTGGCCGACACCGCCGGCGACAACCTGATGGCCACCCTCACCGCCAACACCTGCTTGATCGTGGATGCCCTGGGGGGCCGCTGCAACCAAGCCAGTGGAGCCGACCTGGTGCGGGCTTGGAGCACCATCCGCTGA
- a CDS encoding ferritin codes for MKELTRAINDHLASEFQASHTYLAMSIWLREKDLVGFSAYMLTKSNEERGHASRMIAYLVDSDQDVELPTIEAPQRDWGSVQALFDHVYELEKGVTASIHHLYTLAEGLGERSATAMLDWFVSEQLQEEAEARFVCKRLRLAGENSAALLLLDQQFLEGTALAHVKGGMGAAGESGPVA; via the coding sequence ATGAAGGAGCTCACCCGAGCCATCAATGATCACCTGGCCTCGGAGTTTCAGGCGAGCCACACCTATCTGGCGATGTCGATCTGGCTTCGCGAGAAGGATCTGGTGGGATTTTCCGCGTACATGCTCACCAAGAGCAATGAAGAGCGCGGTCATGCCTCACGGATGATCGCCTATCTCGTGGATAGCGATCAGGATGTTGAACTGCCCACCATTGAAGCTCCCCAGCGGGACTGGGGTTCAGTTCAGGCCTTATTTGATCACGTGTATGAGCTGGAAAAGGGAGTCACTGCCTCGATCCATCACCTCTACACCCTGGCGGAAGGATTGGGCGAGCGCAGCGCCACGGCCATGCTGGATTGGTTTGTTTCCGAGCAGTTGCAGGAAGAAGCCGAAGCGCGTTTTGTCTGTAAGCGGTTGCGCTTGGCCGGTGAGAACAGTGCGGCGCTCTTGCTGCTCGACCAGCAGTTCCTGGAAGGCACGGCCCTGGCCCATGTGAAAGGCGGGATGGGTGCTGCTGGTGAATCGGGGCCAGTCGCTTAG
- a CDS encoding Dps family protein — MAVAPPIDIGIPAEQRARIAEGLGRVLADSTVLYAKTHGFHWNVTGPMFNTLHLMFMEQYTELWTALDEIAERIRALGHQAPFGGSIYRDLASIPETQGVPPALEMVRELVQGHEAVARTIRSVFSIADEANDQPTADLLTQRLQIHEKTAWMLRSLLES, encoded by the coding sequence ATGGCTGTCGCACCTCCCATCGATATCGGCATTCCCGCTGAGCAGCGCGCTCGGATCGCTGAGGGTCTGGGCCGGGTGCTGGCGGACAGCACTGTTCTGTATGCGAAGACCCATGGGTTCCATTGGAACGTAACGGGGCCGATGTTCAACACGCTCCATTTGATGTTTATGGAGCAATACACCGAGTTGTGGACAGCGCTCGACGAGATTGCTGAACGGATCCGTGCTCTGGGCCATCAGGCGCCCTTTGGCGGCTCGATCTATCGCGACTTGGCCTCGATTCCGGAAACCCAGGGGGTGCCCCCTGCTCTGGAGATGGTGCGCGAGCTGGTGCAGGGCCATGAAGCCGTGGCCCGCACGATTCGCAGCGTTTTTTCCATCGCGGATGAAGCCAATGATCAGCCCACGGCTGATTTGCTCACCCAGCGCCTCCAGATCCATGAGAAAACGGCCTGGATGTTGCGCAGTTTGTTGGAAAGCTGA
- a CDS encoding ABC transporter permease subunit (The N-terminal region of this protein, as described by TIGR01726, is a three transmembrane segment that identifies a subfamily of ABC transporter permease subunits, which specificities that include histidine, arginine, glutamine, glutamate, L-cystine (sic), the opines (in Agrobacterium) octopine and nopaline, etc.): protein MAHRPRRSLLQLLRTWRLQLLALLVALAVLVPLGSRAAPSSPWRVGTDPTFPPFEFRNPQTDSLSGFDIELMQAIGEVAGHPITWVPLPFDGLIPALQARSVDAAISAMTITAERARAIEFSRPYFEAGQAIVVRENGPAFDSLEALKDRRIAVQIGTTGAIEAARVPGARVSSFDSTPLALQELANGNADAVVSDVPAILYAIDQAKLTGLRISGEHLSTEYYGIALPTNAPITAAVNEALTTLITNGRYAELYRHWFAAEPPALPTRAPALEGADSPLAGLDLQLLAGNLLKGAAITLMLTALSFSFGLLGGTALAVLLQAPWRGVHLLCRLYIDFFRGTPMLVQLFLIYFGLPALLQSLEVPFSINRLAAAVTALSLNVAAYLAETLRSGIESIDRGQWEAADALGLSPIARMRFVIAPQALRRVLPPLANEFITLIKDTSLAAVIGFDELFRQGQLMVATTYRAFEIYIAVALVYLLMTTTASLLFKRLEARWRLPA from the coding sequence ATGGCCCATCGGCCCAGACGCAGTTTGCTGCAGCTGTTGCGGACCTGGCGTCTGCAGTTGCTGGCACTGCTCGTGGCGCTGGCCGTGCTGGTGCCCCTTGGCAGTCGTGCTGCCCCATCAAGCCCATGGCGGGTGGGTACGGATCCCACGTTTCCCCCCTTTGAGTTCCGCAACCCGCAGACCGACTCCCTCAGCGGCTTCGACATCGAGCTGATGCAGGCCATCGGCGAGGTGGCGGGGCATCCGATTACCTGGGTGCCGTTGCCCTTTGATGGTTTGATTCCGGCCTTGCAGGCCCGCAGCGTGGATGCGGCCATCAGCGCCATGACGATCACGGCTGAGCGCGCCAGGGCGATCGAGTTCAGCCGCCCTTATTTCGAGGCGGGCCAGGCGATTGTGGTGCGTGAGAACGGCCCCGCCTTCGATAGCCTCGAGGCCCTGAAGGATCGGCGCATCGCCGTTCAGATCGGCACCACGGGCGCGATTGAGGCCGCCAGGGTGCCCGGTGCACGGGTGAGCAGTTTCGATTCCACGCCTTTAGCTCTGCAGGAGTTGGCGAATGGCAATGCCGATGCGGTGGTGAGTGATGTGCCGGCGATTCTTTATGCGATTGATCAGGCCAAGCTCACCGGATTGCGCATCTCCGGTGAACACCTGAGCACGGAGTACTACGGGATTGCGCTGCCCACCAATGCGCCGATCACCGCTGCGGTGAATGAGGCACTCACCACCTTGATCACCAATGGGCGGTATGCCGAGCTTTACCGGCATTGGTTTGCGGCTGAGCCGCCTGCGCTTCCGACGCGTGCTCCGGCACTTGAGGGTGCAGATTCTCCGCTCGCGGGCCTGGATCTTCAGTTGCTGGCTGGGAATCTGCTCAAGGGCGCGGCCATCACCTTGATGCTGACGGCACTCTCCTTCAGCTTCGGGCTCCTGGGGGGCACCGCGCTAGCCGTGTTGCTCCAGGCGCCGTGGCGTGGGGTTCACCTGCTCTGCCGCCTCTACATCGATTTTTTCCGCGGCACCCCGATGCTGGTGCAGCTGTTCCTGATCTATTTCGGTCTGCCGGCTCTGCTGCAGAGCCTGGAGGTGCCCTTCAGCATCAATCGGCTGGCGGCGGCGGTGACCGCCCTCAGCCTCAATGTGGCGGCCTACCTCGCCGAAACCTTGCGCAGTGGCATTGAGTCGATTGATCGCGGCCAGTGGGAGGCTGCCGATGCGCTCGGTCTCAGCCCGATCGCGCGGATGCGTTTCGTGATCGCGCCGCAGGCGCTGCGCCGGGTGCTGCCACCGCTGGCCAACGAATTCATCACCCTGATCAAAGACACCAGTCTCGCGGCGGTGATCGGCTTCGATGAGCTGTTCCGCCAGGGGCAGCTGATGGTGGCCACCACCTATCGCGCCTTCGAGATCTACATCGCGGTGGCCCTGGTGTATCTGCTGATGACCACCACAGCCTCCCTCCTGTTCAAGCGCCTGGAGGCCCGCTGGCGGCTGCCGGCCTGA
- a CDS encoding amino acid ABC transporter ATP-binding protein encodes MISTTAAEPVLQCSDLHKSYGALQVLRGVSTTVHEGDVVSIIGPSGCGKSTFLRCLNRLESFEQGQLQVMGRFVPGGAMHWRQLRRLRISVGMVFQQFNLFPHLTVLENLVLAPRQVLQLPLPVCEQRARVHLEQVGLSERADTYPGQLSGGQKQRVAIARSLCMEPAVMLFDEPTSALDPELVGEVLQVMRLLAESGMTMLVVTHEMRFAREVSNRVLFFNNGLIEEQGDPAEVFAQPKSERLRTFLARQ; translated from the coding sequence ATGATCAGCACAACAGCTGCAGAACCCGTGCTGCAGTGCAGTGATCTGCACAAAAGCTACGGCGCGCTGCAGGTGCTCCGGGGGGTGAGCACCACAGTGCATGAAGGTGATGTGGTGTCGATCATCGGGCCCTCCGGATGTGGCAAGAGCACGTTTCTGCGTTGCCTCAACCGCCTTGAAAGTTTTGAGCAGGGCCAGCTGCAGGTGATGGGGCGCTTCGTACCGGGCGGCGCGATGCACTGGCGCCAGCTGCGCCGCCTGCGCATCAGCGTTGGCATGGTGTTTCAACAGTTCAACCTGTTTCCGCACCTCACCGTTCTCGAAAACCTAGTGCTGGCCCCCAGGCAGGTGCTGCAGTTGCCCCTGCCAGTCTGCGAACAGCGCGCCCGTGTTCATCTGGAGCAGGTGGGCTTGAGCGAACGCGCCGATACCTACCCAGGCCAGCTTTCCGGTGGCCAAAAACAACGTGTGGCCATCGCCCGCAGCCTCTGCATGGAACCTGCGGTGATGCTGTTCGATGAGCCCACCAGCGCCCTCGACCCAGAACTGGTCGGCGAGGTGCTGCAGGTGATGCGCCTACTGGCCGAAAGCGGCATGACGATGCTGGTGGTGACCCACGAGATGCGTTTCGCCCGGGAGGTGTCCAACCGCGTGCTGTTCTTCAACAACGGTTTGATCGAAGAACAGGGCGACCCTGCCGAGGTGTTCGCACAGCCCAAAAGCGAACGACTGCGCACCTTCCTGGCCCGGCAGTAG